DNA sequence from the Thunnus albacares chromosome 22, fThuAlb1.1, whole genome shotgun sequence genome:
cagttgaggagctggaaccagTAAGTGTTGCATTTTGCTTAAagaatgactaaaatgattaatcaattatcaaagtagttgctgattattttgACACTAATCTTCAAACCTCTAAAGTTACTGGATGTCACCTACCATGGGGAAATTACAAATACTTTAAATGCATagttttaaaaccttttaaaacaaGATTCAGCATGTTGGTCAGCTTAACTTTTCTCTCTGGCAGGTCAATTCAATTTAGTAATAATGACAGTATTACTACGTTAATTTCACTGTAAAATGTTACTCATAGTTACTTATCATCTCTACTTCACTCTAGAGAGACAAGAAACAATATGCTGAATTGTATGTCAACTGAATGTCATTATTACTGTCAATGTAATAATCCAAATGTTCTGTGGACCTGCTCCTGTAGCTGGTTAGAAACGCTTTACTCTAATTTGAGCACTGTGGTTTATGTTCCACAAACATGATCTAACAGTTACTTTCAGTTAGAGATCATTCATTCCATCATGCAATCTCacttaatctctctctctttctctgtatgtttagaaacagacagggagagagggacTCAAACATCACCGCTGTCAGCACTGTGACAAAGCCTTCACGACatcaagacatttaaagattcATCAGAAAATTCACAAAGGAGAGAAACTTCAcagctgtgaccaatgtgggaaagctttcaACAAAGGAAGTACCCTAAAAGCCCACCAACGCATTCATactggagagaaaccgtacAGCTGTGACCTTTGTGGAAAAGCTTTCACTCATGCCAGTCATCTAAAAACCCACCAACatattcacactggagagaaaccgtacagctgtgaccaatgtgggaaagctttcaTTATGGACAGTgatctaaaaatccaccaacgcattcacactggagagaaaccattcagctgtgagcaatgtgggaaaactttcactcaaTACAGTCATCTAGAAAGCCAcaaacgcattcacactggtgagaagccgtactggtgtgaccaatgtgggaaacatttcactcacaaaaatgatctaaaacaccatcaatacattcacactggagagaaaccgtacagctgtgaccaatgtgggaaagctttcaACAAAGGAAGTGCCTTGAAAgtccaccaacgcattcataCTGGAGAGAAACCATACAGCTGTGATcaatgtgggaaagctttcacTTCAAGTGGTcatctaaaaatccaccaacgcattcatactggagagaaaccatacagctgtgaccaatgtgggaaaactttcacgACAAACAGTGATCTAAAAAGCCACCAACGTATTCACACTGGTGAGAAACCGTACAGTTGCgaccaatgtgggaaagctttcacTACAAAGAGTTCTCTAAAAgtccaccaacgcattcacactggtgAGAAACCGTACAGTTGcgaccaatgtgggaaaactttcagtCAGGACGGTCAATTAAAACGCCACCAACGCtgtcacactggagagaaaccgtactggtgtgaacaatgtgggaaaCATTTCAGTCAGGACAGTCATCTAAAAAGCCACCAATGCATTCATACTGGAGAGAAACCATATagctgtgaccaatgtgggaaagcaTTCACTTCAAGTGGTcatctaaaaatccaccaacacATTCATACTGGTGAGAAACCATAcagctgtgaccaatgtgggaaaactttcactcgAGACAGTCATCTAAAACGCCACCAACGCATTCatactggagagaagccgtactggtgtgaccaatgtgggaaacaTTTCACTTGCAACAGTGATCTAAAACGCCACCAAtacattcacactggagagagacCATACAGCtgtgaacaatgtgggaaaactttcactcaaGACATTCATCTAAAAGTCCACCAGCGTATTCATACGGGAGAGAAACCATACAGCtgtgaacaatgtgggaaaactttcactcaaGACAACcatctaaaaatccaccaacgtATTCACACTGGTGAGGAGCCATACTGgtgtgaacaatgtgggaaaacttttgCTCACAGGAATTCCCTAAAAGCCCACCaacacagtcactctgcattgtgttgaacatgttttaaaggCAGGTTAGTGGTGTCCCCCTACCTCCTCTCCATGCCTTCAATAACAATGTTGTTCTATCCTGATCTTCTCTACAGACTGAGGGTCAACAGTCAACAGTAACTTTAGCTGTGCACATGAGTTTTAATGctcagtgattggctgtttcttgcagaaatgcaccttgggagtcacAGTTAATTTCTACCCTGAacgtttttttatttttcatttttgtttcatgtgGAGTTTGAATAGAATGTGTCAATTGAGTTTGTATATGACTCAGAGCTCCataatttcccttttaaatgattttagaaAGTCAGAAGACAGCAGCTACATTTTTGTAGCTGACCAGCTGACATTAGCCCTGAGTTTAAAGTCTTTCTGTGAACATTTTCTTGATCACTATTGGTTTAAATTCAACATAGTGTTGAGTGTCAATAAATTATAGTTCTGAATACTTACTGATAAGGGGGTGGTTTGATCATAAACAAACCAGCCAAAGCAGATGATGACAGGCCGTTTGTCTGTTGccatagaaacaaacaggaagaaagagacTCAAACATCACCGCTGTCAGCAATGTGTCACATAACACATAGAAAGGTTGTAATTTTGTATGGTATGCCTTTTTAGACAGACTGGTTTTATaccaaaaagttaaaataaataaaataattaaaatagctTTCTTCTCCATTATATATAGTTTAAGAAATCAAAATGTGATTATACACCAGCAGTAGCTTACAGGAATGGAATGTCTTTAGATTGAGAACAATAGAGTAGTTACTAATAAGGGGACAGTTTTATCGTGAACAAAGCAGATGGTGACAGGCAGCAACTTGATTTGTTGTGAATGTGATATAGTTGATTCTTCCACTTGCCATTATTAGTCTATTCTTgatattactgtaaattaattgattattggtTACCTTTACATTTTGATATTATGTGTactgttttagtgttttaatgttAGTATATTGTTATCAGTTCACCACTGGATCTGATGTGTTATGTTTAACATGAACGCCCTCTGCTGGGCTCCTAACTCTGTCACCAGTCTGCTGTTTCACTGTTGTAGGTTGACGCATATAAACTCAGTTAAAAACATCTTAGTAAGTTtgatttttatgtaaaagtatATTGTATGTTCTCCCAATGACCACAGCAACTACCGTTTTTGATGATGTggttggttttattttgtgttgtgtttgtttgattttagcTTCATTGTAAATCTTCCATAACTTCTTTCattgttttagtgttttgtaGAATTTGTTACCATGAAACTGACTGTGTGAGAGCTGATATCATTTATTTACCAGAATAAACTGCTTGATATAACCAAAAGTGATGGTTTGTGCCTCATTGATCAAACTTTGCAGTAGAGTGGTGATAGCATAGTGTTGTGAGTAGGGATGGGTATCATTGTCATTTTATAGATACTACCTATTGGTTGGGTACCCTTACTTGTCCcgtttcattttcattactgtactttatatattattataaagaaGAATATATTCAGAACAGGATGAAAGGatattttaaacattgtttCTAGAATAGCAACAgtgatgtttacaacagcaaagtcactataaaCTCagtaatatctcactggaatctcttctaaaatgtcaataacaAATAATATTCCTTACATCAAAACACTGGGTAGGGATGGTTATCGTTAAGATTTTATCAATACTGCTATCTATTGGTTCAATTCTATTAAGGGctctttttcattactttttaaaaatatattattattataaaagaaTACATTGAAAACAGGATtaaaattgatttatatttcaaacataactaaatattgttttcagagtagcaacagtaatgtttacaacagcaatgTCACGATATAAACTCCATAATAattcactggaaacaaatctaaattgttaataacataaataatagTCCttacatcaaaatactgagtaaAGTTTAGAAAGAAGACCTGCCTGCAGGTACCACTGGTAGAGGGAGGAGGGCTGGTTTGAGATAGTAATGTACATGTGGTGTGTTTAAAGTTTTTACACATAGAAAGGTTGTAATTTTGTAATTCCATGTAAAGTTAAAACATGTCTCTTATCCATTTTCAATTGTTTAAGAAAACAAACTTTGATTTTATGCCAGCAATAGCTTGTATGAATGTAATGTCTTTAGATTTAGATTGAGAACAATACAACACAGtttgatacattttaatatgtgaTTTAAAGGTTGGTTAAGCACCAAATCACAAGAATCTCACTAAAGTCAAAAGCTGAGATAGCAGCTACTGAGATATGCTAAGCCAGCTGCTTCCTCTTTTAGTTATGTAGGATATTTAAGGGAATTTATGTTAATTCCACATGATctgatgttctgttttattGAAAACACTGACCTGTGATAAAATTCAGATTATGATTGATTTGAGAACAGCCTGCAAcaaattgttattatttattcatcaatttGAAATAGTTATAAATGCTCATTATTATTTCTTAGTGTCCAAGCTGATGTGTTTTaagtttgcttttgtttgatcaacagtagaaaatcccaaaataattcagtttacagtcatgGGAAACAGAAAagcttaagtttttttttccagaaataGTTGAATCGTTGGATTCAACGACTATGAGGTCAGAAAGGTGTGAGGTGTTGAGGAGTTTTCAGACTCTGTGTGACGACCTGACGAGTACTTTGTTTGAAACACATTGAGACTTTAATGTCCCTGATCTTTCTGATGGCTGTTCAGTCAGGAGCAGAGATGGTAAACAGGTTTCGATCATTACAGTCTGAGTCGTCCACACCTCCTCATTGTTCTGCTTCAGTgctggaatgtaactaagtacatgtACTCAAGTACCGCACTTAACTACAATTTaaaggtactttacttgaatatttccattttctgctacttcaTACGTCTGCAccaacacatttatttcacagctgtagttactgttcagatcaacattttataagtctttaatgtttattttatatgttcTCATGTAAAGAtgctcctcttctctctgttaCTCTTATTGCTTGTTGATATTAAGTTTGCATGGAATAAATGTTAACACctaaatatatgaatgaataaacagcAGATCCATATGCTGCTATATCAGAGgttgggctaatgttagcggctctgtcctgctctttattTGTTCATCTGTTAGTCGTCAtttataaaactttttaaaaaaaatcaaacatactgtttggaaatacaaacaatataGCATGAATATATCATTTAATGTACTTCTGCTGTACATTTGAAcgtttttatgttaaaaactctgttaaaatgtttctgGATCATTCTCTACCGGCTCTATACGGAGATACAAAATGCTGTTTCTTCACGTCTACACTTCTTTTTGCTGGTTCACAT
Encoded proteins:
- the LOC122974285 gene encoding zinc finger protein 850-like, which gives rise to MEENQNTEHHTNNPVKREEPDSASASTNKQKQTGREGLKHHRCQHCDKAFTTSRHLKIHQKIHKGEKLHSCDQCGKAFNKGSTLKAHQRIHTGEKPYSCDLCGKAFTHASHLKTHQHIHTGEKPYSCDQCGKAFIMDSDLKIHQRIHTGEKPFSCEQCGKTFTQYSHLESHKRIHTGEKPYWCDQCGKHFTHKNDLKHHQYIHTGEKPYSCDQCGKAFNKGSALKVHQRIHTGEKPYSCDQCGKAFTSSGHLKIHQRIHTGEKPYSCDQCGKTFTTNSDLKSHQRIHTGEKPYSCDQCGKAFTTKSSLKVHQRIHTGEKPYSCDQCGKTFSQDGQLKRHQRCHTGEKPYWCEQCGKHFSQDSHLKSHQCIHTGEKPYSCDQCGKAFTSSGHLKIHQHIHTGEKPYSCDQCGKTFTRDSHLKRHQRIHTGEKPYWCDQCGKHFTCNSDLKRHQYIHTGERPYSCEQCGKTFTQDIHLKVHQRIHTGEKPYSCEQCGKTFTQDNHLKIHQRIHTGEEPYCCDQCGKTFTHKNDLKHHQYIHTGEKPYSCDQCGKAFTHASHLKAHQRIHTGEKPYSCDLCGKAFTHASHLKTHHRIHTGEKPYSCGLCGKAFTRVSHLKTHQRIHTGEKPYSCDLCGKAFTHASHLKTHQRIHTGEKPYSCDQCGKAFNQETALKTHKRIHTGEKPYWCDQCGKAFTTDSNLKKHKRIHTGEKPYSCEQCGKAFTHDSGLKSHQRAHTGAKPYWCEQCGKAFTSDSSLKTHQRIHTGEKPYSCHQCGKAFTQGSTLKVHQRIHTGEKPHWCEQCGKTFAYRNSLKVHQHSHSVLC